The following nucleotide sequence is from Candidatus Methylomirabilota bacterium.
CCGCCGTGAGGAACTCCCGTCGCGTTCGCGCACTCACGCCCTCCCCTCCGCGCTCAGGTCCGTGCCCTCGGGATAGCGGCTCGACAGCTCGCGACGGCGTCACCGCTCGGCGCGACCGACTCCCCGCGCGCGATGAAGGCGAACCGATGGGCCGAGCTCCACGCGTCGTCGAAGCCCTCGAGGCCCAGCTCCCGCCTCCCCGCGTTGGACCAGAGACACAGCACGTCGCGCCGGCCGAAGTAGCCCACCCACGGATCGTGCAGGAACACGACGGGATGCTCGCCCTGCACCGCCGGGTGCTCCGCGCCGAAGTGCAGCGCGTCCTCGTACGACGGCCGCTCGAGACCGAGCCGTGCCGCCTCGGCCAGGACCTCGCCGGCGGTGACCGGCCGATCGAAGGCCAGCAGCACCACGTCGCCCGGCCGCGCGCCCGCGGCGGAGCGCAGTGGAAAGTTCTCGGAGGTCACGCACGAGTGCGCGTATCCGTAGCCGCCGGCCTCGACGAGGTCCTCGGTCGAGCCGACGCGAGCCCTCGTCAGCCGGTAGCGGGACACGGGCGCCGCCATCTAGGCCGTCTCGAGCGCGAGATCGAACGACGCCGCGTAGCCCGGCGCGGCGGGCGTCACCGCCAGCATGAGCTGGGCGCCCGCCTGCCGAAAGATGCCGTCGCGGGCGTTGACCACGCGGCGCTGGCCGCGCGCCGCGTACGGCGCCTGCGCGAACACCCGGTCGCTGAGCGCGTCGTCGAAGAAGACCTGCGAGGTGAAGTCGTGCACGCGGCCGCCGGACGCCGCCGCTCGGACCTTGAAGTGGATGTGCACGGCGCGGCCCGGATACCAGCCGGGATAGATGGTGGTGAACCGTGCGAGCCCTTCGCCGTCGGTCAGCTGGTATCCACGCAGGAACTTCTTGCCCACGGTGCTGCCCCCGGGATCGACGACGTCGGAATACACGCCGGCCGCATCGCAGTGCCAGAGATCCACCATCGCCCCGGGCAGCGGCGCGCACGCGCCCGCGGCCAGCCGCGACACCCGCAGCGTCAGCCGGAGCGGAGCGCCCGGTCGGGCGGTGCCGTCGCCGGGATCGGAGCGAATGTCCGAGCGGTTGAGCTTGGCGTCCACGAAGTACGGCCCCTCGGTCAGCGCCGGGCGCGCGATGCAGGTCGCCGGCGCGGCGGCCGACGCGGGCCGCCAGGGCCCGGCGGCCAGGGCGGCCACGCCCCCGGCGCCGAGGAGGGCCAGCGCCTCGCGGCGCGTCAGCAGCCGGCCGACCGGACGGTCGTCGTCGTGCATGGCGGCGTCTAGCATACCTTGAC
It contains:
- a CDS encoding intradiol ring-cleavage dioxygenase, with product MHDDDRPVGRLLTRREALALLGAGGVAALAAGPWRPASAAAPATCIARPALTEGPYFVDAKLNRSDIRSDPGDGTARPGAPLRLTLRVSRLAAGACAPLPGAMVDLWHCDAAGVYSDVVDPGGSTVGKKFLRGYQLTDGEGLARFTTIYPGWYPGRAVHIHFKVRAAASGGRVHDFTSQVFFDDALSDRVFAQAPYAARGQRRVVNARDGIFRQAGAQLMLAVTPAAPGYAASFDLALETA